One region of Cinclus cinclus chromosome 1, bCinCin1.1, whole genome shotgun sequence genomic DNA includes:
- the DCSTAMP gene encoding dendritic cell-specific transmembrane protein, whose product MQKFISIAWNTWEIFISERKPGWKYQMKLFAVCSAVGLLSSFLFFLSMHFSLAHHSLGPLLISGLIWIFLSIMLFCFKHLRCFSVLFLLSCGLKNGRDALITAGTGVVVASNIQNIFHNLKVLADSMTCHLKHEQFALIKYYVEAIKWIYEVAKLPAELPKDLAVLKHKFTPSYSISDDALKQELNDTEQEIQRIANQISFMLTILPYIGQKVLPIFGVFLVSFGTHLFIKKFVGSHSTKFKNIYITKQFIAFDEHQKQQQRPCVLPLNRNERKDYVTIPSFFFTRKDRKRMLCSFLPVIIHLCIWLLFAAVDSLFYLLIISVNKYLQEVPDLDIQLSLLQNKNEKSYIISMKEHIAKTDSFKIPLFKHNCIPHPELSLSTTWIQLGVIIFFLIIFGLFSGLLTQLKILVSTSFYPDTEMKRIHYLHAKLLKKRAKLQKKTEKNMFARTVNFWFPILKAREAVRKKERSIAE is encoded by the exons atgcaaaaattcaTCTCAATAGCTTGGAACACATGGGAAATTTTTATATCTGAAAGGAAGCCTGGCTGGAAGTATCAGATGAAGCTttttgcagtttgctctgcAGTTGGcctcctctccagctttctgtttttccttagCATGCACTTCTCCTTGGCACACCACTCTTTGGGACCCTTACTGATTTCTGGATTAatctggatttttctttctatcaTGCTCTTCTGTTTCAAGCACCTGCGCTGTTTTAGTGTTCTGTTCCTCCTTTCTTGTGGACTGAAAAATGGCAGGGATGCTCTTATTACTGCTGGCACAGGTGTTGTGGTGGCCAGcaacattcaaaatatttttcacaatcTAAAGGTTCTGGCAGACAGTATGACCTGTCATTTAAAGCATGAGCAATTTGccttaataaaatattatgttGAGGCAATAAAATGGATTTATGAGGTGGCCAAGCTTCCTGCTGAGCTACCTAAAGATCTAGCAGTCCTAAAGCACAAATTCACACCATCTTATTCAATTTCAGATGATGCATTAAAACAAGAGCTAAATGACACAGAGCAAGAAATCCAGAGAATTGCTAACCAGATATCTTTTATGTTGACTATACTGCCCTATATAGGTCAGAAAGTATTGCctatatttggggtttttctagTTTCTTTTGGAACTCACCTCTTTATCAAAAAATTTGTCGGCTCTCATAGTACCAAATTTAAGAATATTTATATCACAAAACAGTTCATTGCATTTGATGAGcaccaaaagcagcagcaaagaccTTGTGTTCTGCCACTTaacagaaatgagagaaaagatTATGTGACAATCCCATCCTTCTTCTTCACaagaaaggacaggaaaagaaTGCTATGTTCTTTTCTCCCTGTAATTATTCATCTTTGCAtctggcttctgtttgctgcaGTAGActctttgttttatttgctaATTATTTCTGTTAACAAATATCTCCAAGAAGTACCGGATCTAGACATTCAACTCAGTCTCCTTCAGAAT AAGAATGAGAAAAGCTACATCATTTCTATGAAAGAGCATATTGCAAAGACTGATTCTTTCAAGATCCCTTTGTTCAAGCATAATTGCATCCCTCATCCAGAGCTTTCTCTCTCCACGACATGGATTCAGCTTGGAGTCATCATCTTCTTCTTAATAATTTTTGGGTTATTCTCTGGCCTTCTGACCCAACTTAAAATACTTGTGTCAACTTCCTTTTATCCTGATACCGAGATGAAACGGATACACTATTTACATGCAAAATTACtcaaaaaaagagcaaagctacaaaagaaaactgagaagaaCATGTTTGCAAGAACG gTCAACTTTTGGTTTCCAATACTCAAGGCAAGAGAGGCagtgaggaagaaagaaaggagtaTAGCAGAATGA